One window of Arcobacter sp. LA11 genomic DNA carries:
- a CDS encoding sensor histidine kinase, producing MEKFNILLLDDVEMNLHSLKLIIEDSFDIEIHTALNAKDAISILMENQIDLILSDIQMPDIDGFQFAEYIKGIKKLKEIPIIFITGIYDKDEYEQKAYNLGVIEYITKPIDDVLLTSKLKVYIDLYESKRKNEAQIAQKDSILIHQTKMATMGEMIGVISHQLKQPLNILSLYCDEVSTGHKYGEIDDEFVADFSKNTKEQIEFLTKTIDGFRNFFNPTKEKRVFKLKDAIDNTFSLLDKQIENNNINLELDIKNETVYGVRTELEQVILNLVTNAKDVFIDRDKKDRKIKINSVSTDKYTVLVIEDNAGGIKEENIEKIFDPYFTTKDYGTGTGLYMVKLVVKTSFKGDLKVENSSTGAKFVIALPKEKSTN from the coding sequence ATGGAAAAGTTTAATATTTTATTATTAGATGATGTTGAAATGAACTTACACTCATTAAAGTTAATAATAGAAGATAGTTTTGATATAGAGATTCACACAGCTTTAAATGCAAAAGATGCAATTTCTATTTTAATGGAAAATCAAATTGATTTGATTTTAAGTGATATTCAAATGCCTGATATTGATGGTTTTCAATTTGCTGAATATATAAAAGGAATAAAAAAACTAAAAGAAATTCCAATAATTTTCATAACAGGAATATACGATAAAGATGAATATGAACAAAAAGCTTATAACTTAGGCGTAATTGAATATATTACTAAGCCAATTGATGATGTTCTTTTAACTTCTAAATTAAAAGTTTATATAGATTTATATGAAAGTAAAAGAAAAAATGAAGCACAAATAGCTCAAAAAGATAGCATCTTAATTCATCAAACAAAAATGGCTACTATGGGTGAAATGATAGGTGTTATATCCCATCAACTTAAACAACCTCTAAATATATTATCTTTATATTGTGATGAAGTAAGTACTGGTCATAAATATGGTGAAATAGATGATGAATTTGTTGCTGATTTTTCTAAAAATACAAAAGAGCAAATAGAATTCTTGACAAAAACAATTGATGGATTTAGAAACTTTTTTAATCCAACAAAAGAGAAAAGAGTCTTTAAATTAAAAGATGCAATTGATAATACTTTTAGTCTTTTAGATAAGCAAATAGAGAACAATAATATAAACTTAGAATTAGATATAAAAAATGAAACAGTTTATGGAGTAAGAACTGAATTAGAACAAGTGATTCTAAACTTAGTAACAAATGCAAAAGATGTATTTATAGATAGAGATAAAAAAGATAGAAAAATCAAAATAAACTCTGTATCTACGGATAAATATACAGTTTTAGTGATAGAAGACAATGCAGGAGGAATCAAAGAAGAAAATATAGAAAAAATATTTGATCCTTATTTCACAACAAAAGACTATGGAACAGGAACAGGTTTATATATGGTAAAACTGGTTGTAAAAACTAGTTTCAAAGGAGACTTAAAAGTAGAGAACTCTTCAACAGGAGCAAAGTTTGTAATTGCATTACCTAAAGAAAAGTCAACTAATTAA
- a CDS encoding response regulator, translated as MFNEEFLSSLTILYVEDEDLARERLGKTLKRFFKNVLLASNGEEGYITFKKEQLNGNVDLILSDINMPKMNGIEMLEKIREEGHAVPIIYTTARTESEYLLRAIELNVNHYVLKPINIENIISNIQDVCEKKYFNDLVRQKNGELEQYSAILDNVAVVFKMNNNKEIIFMNSLLLESFGLKSEDVLNKPMQNLLHKEIDSNFIEDIWEIVKKGKSWNGNIKFADSKNEEFYVNSTIFQIISDNGFEYVNIGFLSTQEVQEKREFHKKVIEQIKNTKLESSQVKNEVANQKQYIHKLTTALQELQSQLKSEKEKRQGKVSQLNFFEKELSNTNERIENILGVKNKEIENFKINIENLRKEITSLNVTCKDLEEQLVSAHDEIDKLENIIKLKKEKIITVSDLLEHRESQLKQINPDLIS; from the coding sequence ATGTTTAATGAAGAGTTTTTAAGTTCATTAACTATTTTATATGTAGAAGATGAAGATTTAGCTAGAGAAAGATTAGGAAAAACACTAAAAAGATTTTTTAAAAATGTTTTACTTGCTTCAAATGGAGAAGAAGGATATATAACTTTCAAAAAAGAACAGCTAAATGGTAATGTTGATTTAATTTTAAGTGATATAAATATGCCTAAGATGAATGGTATAGAAATGCTTGAGAAAATAAGAGAAGAAGGTCACGCGGTTCCTATTATTTATACTACAGCAAGAACAGAATCTGAATATCTTTTAAGGGCTATAGAATTAAATGTAAACCACTATGTTTTAAAACCAATAAATATTGAGAATATAATTTCTAATATACAAGATGTTTGTGAAAAAAAATATTTTAATGATTTAGTAAGACAAAAAAATGGTGAATTAGAACAATACTCGGCAATTTTAGATAATGTTGCAGTTGTTTTTAAGATGAACAATAATAAAGAAATTATTTTCATGAATTCATTACTTTTAGAGTCTTTTGGTTTAAAATCAGAAGATGTTTTAAATAAACCTATGCAAAATCTATTACATAAAGAGATTGATAGTAACTTTATAGAAGATATTTGGGAAATAGTAAAAAAAGGAAAAAGTTGGAATGGAAATATAAAATTTGCTGATTCTAAAAATGAGGAATTTTATGTAAACTCTACAATTTTTCAAATCATATCAGATAATGGATTTGAATATGTAAATATAGGCTTTTTATCAACACAAGAAGTACAAGAGAAAAGAGAATTTCATAAAAAAGTAATAGAACAAATAAAAAATACAAAACTTGAATCTTCTCAAGTGAAAAATGAAGTTGCAAATCAAAAACAATATATTCATAAGTTAACAACTGCTCTTCAAGAACTTCAAAGTCAGTTAAAAAGTGAAAAAGAAAAAAGACAAGGAAAAGTTAGTCAATTAAACTTTTTTGAAAAAGAGTTATCAAATACAAATGAAAGAATAGAAAATATTTTAGGTGTAAAAAACAAAGAAATAGAGAATTTTAAAATAAATATTGAAAATCTACGTAAAGAAATTACTTCTTTAAATGTTACTTGTAAAGATTTAGAAGAACAGTTAGTTTCAGCCCATGACGAAATTGATAAGTTAGAAAATATAATTAAACTTAAAAAAGAAAAGATTATTACTGTAAGTGATCTTTTAGAACATAGAGAGTCCCAATTAAAACAGATTAACCCTGATTTAATTAGTTGA
- a CDS encoding GGDEF domain-containing protein, with translation MKRETIKMIAAVGFTLAILTAYSVLNYFYEKNRLIAQIDKQLYSAAVAVPFVLVNDFHDRTTTSTSISISEDNQNIKNLSKLNNQLGTKFLYTVIRDINGIYRISSSSALASEIAKNKEVRYFTPYPDASEVLKKSFENPSINFIKPNKIYKAQYVPIFSDRWGTYRSIVLPIRTLKGKLYVVGVDMDITYVNTVLKENTIKTILSFFLFLISIIPIVITYNLMLKRKQKEYQEVHKLYIDKSKLSITDPLTKLYNRYKLDYELELQYNNLQRGGNPFSLLILDIDHFKNINDQYGHQTGDQVLQLFADILKKNSRITDTVGRWGGEEFMVIYPNSDLEKGFILAEKLRLSIMESKETQKYNLTVSIGVGVCKKNINLDQFLKKVDETLYQAKKMGRNQTIKVI, from the coding sequence ATGAAACGTGAAACAATAAAAATGATAGCAGCTGTAGGTTTTACACTAGCTATCTTAACTGCTTATTCAGTTTTAAATTATTTTTATGAAAAAAATCGTTTAATTGCACAAATTGATAAACAACTTTATTCAGCAGCAGTAGCAGTACCTTTTGTATTGGTAAATGATTTTCATGACAGAACAACAACTTCTACATCAATTAGCATTAGTGAAGACAATCAAAATATCAAAAATCTTTCAAAACTTAATAACCAATTAGGAACAAAATTTCTTTATACAGTAATTCGCGATATTAATGGTATATATAGAATTAGTAGCTCTAGTGCCTTAGCATCTGAAATAGCAAAAAATAAAGAAGTTCGATACTTTACTCCTTATCCCGATGCAAGTGAGGTTTTAAAGAAGAGTTTTGAAAACCCAAGTATTAATTTTATCAAACCAAATAAAATCTATAAAGCACAGTATGTACCTATATTTAGTGATAGATGGGGAACATATCGTTCTATAGTTCTTCCTATTCGAACTTTAAAAGGAAAACTTTATGTCGTAGGTGTAGATATGGATATTACGTATGTAAATACTGTTTTAAAAGAAAATACAATAAAAACAATTCTTTCATTTTTTTTATTTTTAATTTCAATTATACCTATTGTCATAACATATAATTTAATGTTAAAACGTAAACAAAAAGAATACCAAGAAGTACATAAACTTTATATAGACAAATCAAAACTATCTATTACAGATCCTCTTACAAAGCTTTATAACCGTTACAAGCTAGATTATGAACTAGAATTACAATATAATAATTTACAAAGAGGAGGAAATCCTTTTTCTTTATTAATCTTAGATATTGATCATTTTAAAAATATCAATGATCAATATGGACATCAAACAGGAGATCAAGTTCTACAACTCTTTGCAGATATTCTAAAAAAGAATTCTAGAATAACAGATACTGTTGGTCGCTGGGGTGGTGAAGAATTTATGGTTATTTATCCAAATAGTGATTTAGAAAAAGGATTCATATTAGCTGAAAAACTACGTTTATCAATTATGGAATCAAAAGAAACTCAAAAGTATAATCTAACTGTTAGTATTGGTGTAGGAGTTTGTAAAAAGAATATTAATTTAGATCAATTTCTAAAAAAAGTAGATGAAACACTTTATCAAGCTAAAAAAATGGGGCGTAATCAAACTATAAAAGTAATATAA
- a CDS encoding GyrI-like domain-containing protein, translated as MVVREIDKLMLSGLSVITNNENEKDTETAKIVQLWEDYQDKNILGATFNKSKNFDMYGVYSDYASDVNGDYKVTVAVEVTKPKNAIVIKDQRYLVFSKKGELPDIVIDCWKEIWDYFANESEYKRAYTIDFEKYSKEDEIEIYISIL; from the coding sequence ATGGTAGTACGAGAAATAGATAAATTGATGTTATCAGGTCTAAGTGTAATAACTAATAACGAAAACGAAAAAGATACTGAAACAGCAAAGATTGTTCAGCTGTGGGAAGACTATCAAGATAAAAATATACTTGGTGCGACATTTAATAAAAGTAAAAACTTTGATATGTATGGAGTTTATTCAGATTATGCATCAGATGTAAATGGTGATTATAAAGTAACAGTTGCTGTAGAAGTAACAAAACCAAAAAATGCAATAGTAATAAAAGATCAAAGATATTTAGTCTTTTCAAAAAAAGGTGAATTACCTGATATTGTAATTGATTGTTGGAAAGAGATTTGGGATTACTTTGCAAATGAGAGTGAATATAAAAGAGCTTATACAATTGATTTTGAAAAATATAGTAAAGAAGATGAAATAGAAATTTATATATCTATTCTATAA
- a CDS encoding zinc ribbon domain-containing protein YjdM produces the protein MEQLPNCPKCAGEYTYEDGSLLICPECAHEWSKDEVNEEDEDVLVVKDSNGTLLSDGDDVTVIKDLKVKGSTSGIKVGTKIKGIRLVDGNDGHNIDCKVPGVGAIKLKQEFVKKS, from the coding sequence ATGGAACAATTACCAAATTGTCCTAAATGTGCTGGAGAGTATACTTATGAAGATGGTAGTTTACTTATCTGCCCTGAATGTGCCCACGAGTGGTCAAAAGATGAAGTAAATGAAGAAGATGAAGATGTCTTAGTTGTAAAAGATTCAAATGGAACATTGTTAAGTGATGGTGATGATGTAACTGTTATTAAAGATTTAAAAGTAAAAGGTAGTACATCTGGTATAAAAGTTGGTACTAAAATTAAAGGTATTAGACTTGTTGATGGCAATGATGGTCATAATATTGATTGTAAAGTACCAGGAGTTGGTGCTATAAAATTAAAACAAGAGTTTGTAAAAAAATCATAA
- a CDS encoding N-acetyltransferase: MSYLTLNKNNIKDEHICCAFSDKKCKESYEAKKTWIESELENGFVFEKLDQRAKVFLETIPSSKAWVPIFAPNFLYLGCFWVSGKYKKQGHGKALLENAINRCKKLKLKGLVTVVGKKKMHFMSDTKWLLKQGFEIVDETEDGFLLIVLNLSDDTSFAKFNDCVKKQIVNKNKCVVYYSNRCPFSEYHVLSSLKESCEKRGIDLEINKLTTKEEAQNCPSPATIFSMFYKGKFITTDISSCMDSRFDKFIQT, encoded by the coding sequence ATGTCATATCTCACCCTAAATAAGAATAATATAAAAGATGAACATATTTGTTGTGCTTTTTCTGATAAAAAGTGTAAAGAAAGTTATGAAGCAAAGAAAACATGGATAGAATCAGAACTTGAAAATGGTTTTGTTTTTGAAAAATTAGATCAAAGAGCAAAAGTCTTTCTAGAAACTATTCCTTCTTCTAAAGCTTGGGTTCCAATATTTGCCCCAAATTTTTTGTATCTTGGTTGTTTTTGGGTTAGTGGAAAATATAAAAAACAAGGTCATGGAAAAGCTTTATTAGAAAATGCAATAAATAGATGTAAAAAGTTAAAATTAAAGGGTCTTGTTACTGTAGTAGGTAAAAAAAAGATGCATTTTATGAGTGATACAAAGTGGCTTTTAAAACAAGGATTTGAAATAGTTGATGAAACAGAAGATGGTTTTTTATTAATTGTTTTAAATTTAAGTGATGATACTTCTTTTGCTAAGTTCAATGATTGTGTGAAAAAACAAATTGTAAACAAAAACAAGTGTGTAGTTTATTATTCAAATAGGTGTCCTTTTAGTGAATATCATGTTTTAAGCTCATTAAAAGAATCTTGTGAGAAAAGAGGAATAGATTTAGAAATAAATAAATTAACTACAAAAGAGGAAGCTCAAAATTGTCCAAGCCCGGCAACTATTTTTTCTATGTTTTATAAAGGAAAATTTATAACTACAGATATCAGTTCTTGCATGGATAGTAGATTTGATAAATTTATACAAACTTAA
- a CDS encoding TetR/AcrR family transcriptional regulator, whose amino-acid sequence MTKKDWLENSLKLISKSGINDLKIEVLCKKFNLTKGSFYHHFKSQKVFVNELLEFWYETYTKEIIEEISKYKDEPFKQIKLLNKIIYSKNLDIEVEFRAWGLRDKNVLKYIEKIDNKRILVIESIQNKIFPNNSKEYNQNIALYIYSQFIGSLFIQPQITKDKQKGLDNIFLNLLQDGEKK is encoded by the coding sequence ATGACTAAAAAAGATTGGTTAGAAAATTCATTAAAATTAATATCAAAATCAGGGATTAATGACCTAAAAATCGAAGTATTGTGTAAGAAATTCAATCTTACAAAAGGTTCTTTCTATCATCATTTTAAAAGCCAAAAAGTTTTTGTAAATGAATTACTAGAGTTTTGGTATGAAACTTATACAAAAGAGATAATCGAAGAAATATCAAAATACAAAGATGAACCTTTTAAACAAATAAAACTTTTAAATAAAATTATTTATTCAAAAAATCTAGATATAGAAGTTGAATTTAGGGCCTGGGGACTAAGAGATAAAAATGTATTAAAATATATAGAAAAAATTGATAATAAAAGAATTCTTGTAATTGAAAGCATACAAAACAAAATATTTCCAAACAATTCAAAAGAATACAATCAAAACATTGCTTTATACATTTATTCTCAATTTATTGGTTCTTTATTTATTCAGCCACAAATAACTAAAGATAAACAAAAAGGGTTAGATAATATTTTTTTAAATTTATTACAAGATGGAGAAAAAAAATGA
- a CDS encoding DUF3995 domain-containing protein has protein sequence MITGLFTFYIFIIMSLITKIHIYWFKGGLWPAINKQDFIDKVLGRGDDVPGTVAYIFVIVCFALMALFPVIVYYNIDMGIKPFEKYIFLILAIIFLLRAISMFIPKIAQKATKIFLEYNKKYYAPLCFSLSISYLILFYIHN, from the coding sequence ATGATTACAGGATTATTTACATTTTATATTTTTATAATTATGAGTTTAATTACTAAAATTCATATCTATTGGTTTAAAGGAGGTCTTTGGCCTGCAATTAATAAGCAAGATTTTATTGACAAAGTTTTAGGTCGTGGAGATGATGTACCAGGAACTGTTGCATATATCTTTGTTATAGTTTGTTTTGCTCTTATGGCTCTATTCCCTGTTATTGTTTATTATAATATTGATATGGGGATTAAACCTTTTGAAAAATATATTTTTTTAATACTTGCTATTATATTTTTACTAAGAGCTATTAGTATGTTTATTCCAAAAATTGCACAAAAAGCTACTAAAATATTTTTAGAATACAATAAAAAATACTATGCTCCTCTTTGCTTTAGCCTTAGTATTTCCTACCTTATTCTTTTTTACATTCATAATTAA
- a CDS encoding tautomerase family protein produces MPYIKFESGELSKEVKQRLIKELTDVSAKITGISKELFFVSIDEKDDTHIAVGGKTVKQLKEELSK; encoded by the coding sequence ATGCCTTATATAAAGTTTGAATCAGGAGAATTATCAAAAGAAGTAAAACAAAGGTTAATTAAAGAATTAACAGATGTAAGTGCAAAAATAACTGGTATTTCAAAAGAATTGTTTTTTGTATCAATTGACGAAAAAGATGATACACATATTGCCGTAGGTGGAAAAACTGTAAAACAGTTAAAAGAAGAACTATCTAAATAA
- a CDS encoding YncE family protein: MKKIFLGLSFLMTISFCETKIIEGFSSPESVIIKGENVYVSNVGEKLEPSTKDADGFISKLDKAGRIKQLHFIKGLNAPKGMGIVNNTLYVADVDSLKGFDLSNKKEVFSLSFEETKFLNDITVKDNKTLFISSSDKDVIYEVNLEKRTYKKLVDFNVANGLFYDNGILYAAQLGSSSKNMFDAKGRLYKIDLKNDNKLTLLSQYEGVLDGVQKVGNKIYVSDWVNFKNSGIVRVIDLKTKEESVVGATSLNGAADFIIDEKSNKLYIPQMIAGKLSIINLNTGK, from the coding sequence ATGAAAAAAATATTTTTAGGCTTATCATTTTTAATGACAATAAGTTTTTGTGAAACTAAAATTATAGAGGGGTTTAGTTCTCCTGAGAGTGTAATAATTAAAGGTGAGAACGTATATGTTTCAAATGTAGGAGAAAAGTTAGAACCATCAACAAAAGATGCTGATGGCTTTATTTCAAAGTTAGATAAAGCAGGGAGAATAAAACAATTACATTTTATAAAAGGATTAAATGCTCCAAAAGGTATGGGGATAGTTAATAACACTTTATATGTGGCAGATGTGGATAGTTTAAAGGGTTTTGATTTATCAAATAAAAAAGAAGTTTTTTCTTTGAGTTTTGAAGAAACAAAGTTTTTAAATGATATTACTGTTAAAGACAATAAAACATTGTTTATAAGTTCAAGTGATAAAGATGTGATTTATGAGGTTAATTTAGAAAAGAGAACTTATAAAAAGTTAGTAGATTTTAATGTTGCAAATGGTTTATTTTATGATAATGGTATCTTATATGCAGCTCAATTAGGAAGTTCTAGTAAAAATATGTTTGATGCAAAAGGAAGATTATATAAAATAGATTTGAAAAACGATAATAAACTTACGTTGTTATCTCAATATGAAGGTGTATTAGATGGTGTTCAAAAAGTAGGAAATAAAATCTATGTAAGTGATTGGGTAAATTTTAAAAATTCAGGGATAGTAAGAGTTATTGATTTAAAAACAAAAGAAGAAAGTGTAGTAGGTGCAACTTCTTTAAATGGCGCAGCTGATTTTATTATTGATGAAAAATCAAATAAGTTATATATTCCACAAATGATTGCAGGGAAACTTTCTATTATAAATTTAAATACTGGAAAATAA
- a CDS encoding AraC family transcriptional regulator, with protein MDALEYVKLNLKDDSIITDDIVLARFCTVQSNYKHSSYVSSNLLNIVYKGKKILHTKDGNIEIKAGEAFFITKGEYIMSEVIGDSDYECLLIFFDHDKARKLISDLPFKLNNNNSNKTQNVFKFEVDDSLQNTIDTLKNYLEDRPKFSDELITLKLKELIFLVLGTNLKENFIRFCQNLTLDKTDLKSFMENNFEKNLTLGEYAKLSGRSLSGFKSEFKGIFEETPMQWVLKKRVQKADFLINELGYDVGTAALDVGFKTHAHFTRVYKKHYNKTPSLIDN; from the coding sequence ATGGATGCATTAGAGTATGTAAAACTAAATCTAAAAGATGATTCTATCATCACAGATGATATTGTACTTGCTAGATTTTGTACCGTACAGAGTAATTATAAACATAGTTCATATGTGTCAAGTAATCTTTTAAATATAGTATACAAGGGTAAAAAAATACTTCATACAAAAGATGGTAATATTGAGATAAAAGCTGGAGAGGCCTTTTTTATTACAAAAGGTGAGTATATCATGAGTGAAGTTATAGGAGATAGTGATTATGAATGCTTGCTTATCTTTTTTGATCATGATAAGGCAAGAAAATTAATTTCTGATTTACCCTTTAAACTAAATAACAATAACTCAAATAAAACTCAAAATGTATTTAAGTTTGAAGTTGATGATTCTCTTCAAAATACAATTGATACTTTAAAAAACTATTTAGAAGATAGACCAAAATTTAGTGATGAACTTATAACTTTAAAATTAAAAGAGTTGATATTCCTTGTTTTAGGTACTAATCTAAAAGAAAACTTTATTAGATTTTGTCAAAATCTTACTTTAGACAAAACAGATTTAAAAAGTTTTATGGAAAATAACTTCGAAAAAAACTTGACTTTAGGAGAGTATGCAAAACTTAGTGGAAGAAGTCTTAGTGGATTTAAAAGTGAGTTTAAAGGTATATTTGAGGAAACTCCAATGCAATGGGTTCTTAAAAAAAGAGTTCAAAAAGCAGATTTTTTGATTAATGAACTTGGTTATGATGTAGGAACTGCTGCTTTAGATGTAGGATTTAAAACCCATGCTCATTTTACAAGAGTTTATAAAAAACATTATAATAAAACTCCTAGCTTAATAGACAACTAA
- a CDS encoding dienelactone hydrolase family protein, translating into MRILILADIFGIESIPTELITKDTFILEPYKINKSVTNETLLYNAFIEKSGHDNYFQIAYKKTIELKPDIVIGFSIGGSIAWRLSNFKISSKIICFYPSQIRNHLDIVPKVKTTIVFPKKELHFDLNRVKEKLTSKKNVNLQNSTELHGFMNKKSINYNKDEKFKFIKNILNNFYK; encoded by the coding sequence ATGAGAATATTAATACTTGCAGATATATTTGGCATAGAATCAATACCAACAGAACTCATAACAAAAGATACATTTATATTAGAACCATATAAAATAAATAAATCTGTTACTAATGAAACACTTCTATATAATGCTTTTATAGAAAAATCTGGACATGATAACTATTTTCAAATAGCTTACAAAAAAACAATCGAACTTAAACCTGATATTGTCATTGGGTTTAGTATAGGAGGTAGTATTGCTTGGAGATTATCAAATTTTAAAATCTCTTCTAAAATAATTTGCTTTTATCCATCCCAAATAAGAAATCACTTAGATATAGTTCCAAAAGTAAAAACAACTATAGTTTTTCCTAAAAAAGAATTACACTTTGATTTAAATCGTGTAAAAGAAAAATTAACATCAAAAAAAAATGTAAATCTACAAAATAGTACAGAACTCCATGGCTTTATGAACAAAAAATCAATAAACTACAATAAAGATGAGAAATTCAAATTTATAAAGAATATTTTAAACAATTTTTATAAATAA
- the dapE gene encoding succinyl-diaminopimelate desuccinylase, translating to MTVIELFQKLLRFKSITPDDAGAFDFIEEYLGKEWTCINIDREDTKNRFYYKKFNDNPQHLCFAGHIDVVPPGEGWSVDPFAADIIDGVITARGTQDMKSGDAAFLYSCKHAKDFDGTLSILMTSDEEGEGTYGTIKALEYLKEIDFIPQYAVVAEPTCEDIFGDAIKVGRRGSINGYITIKGKQGHAAYPEKCINPVHNFAEILPKIAGHNLDNGDEYFAPSKMVITDIRGGMEVTNVTPDNLKLMFNVRNSTNTTRESVEEFIHKNLEGLEYDFRTTQGSFPFVTNKESKVVKAMEDSIKEITGVTTKHSTAGGTSDARYFGAFGIEAIEFGVINDTIHSVGERTTVKEVEDLTAVYENLIKKF from the coding sequence ATGACAGTTATAGAATTATTTCAAAAATTATTAAGATTTAAATCAATTACACCAGATGATGCTGGTGCATTTGATTTTATAGAAGAGTATTTAGGGAAAGAATGGACTTGTATAAATATTGATAGAGAAGATACTAAGAATAGATTTTATTATAAAAAATTTAATGATAATCCACAACATTTATGTTTTGCAGGGCATATAGATGTTGTTCCTCCTGGTGAAGGGTGGAGTGTTGACCCTTTTGCTGCTGATATTATAGATGGAGTTATTACTGCACGTGGAACACAAGATATGAAAAGTGGTGATGCAGCTTTTCTTTATTCATGTAAACATGCAAAAGATTTTGATGGAACATTGAGTATTTTGATGACTTCTGATGAAGAGGGCGAGGGAACTTATGGAACTATTAAAGCTTTAGAATATTTAAAAGAGATAGATTTTATACCTCAATATGCAGTTGTAGCAGAACCAACTTGTGAAGATATTTTTGGAGATGCTATTAAAGTAGGTAGACGTGGTAGTATAAATGGATATATAACTATAAAAGGTAAACAAGGACATGCTGCATATCCGGAAAAGTGTATTAACCCTGTACATAATTTTGCAGAAATCTTACCAAAAATAGCTGGACATAATCTAGATAATGGAGATGAATATTTTGCTCCATCTAAAATGGTAATCACTGATATAAGAGGTGGTATGGAAGTTACAAACGTAACACCGGACAACTTAAAACTAATGTTCAATGTGCGAAACTCAACAAATACAACTAGAGAGAGTGTAGAAGAATTTATTCATAAAAACCTTGAAGGTTTAGAATACGACTTTAGAACAACACAAGGTTCTTTTCCTTTTGTAACAAATAAGGAATCAAAAGTTGTAAAAGCTATGGAAGATTCTATTAAAGAAATAACAGGAGTTACTACAAAACACTCAACTGCTGGTGGAACATCAGATGCAAGATATTTTGGAGCATTTGGAATAGAAGCTATCGAGTTTGGTGTAATTAATGACACTATTCATAGTGTTGGAGAAAGAACTACCGTAAAAGAAGTAGAAGATTTGACTGCCGTTTATGAGAATTTGATTAAAAAATTTTAA